One part of the Bdellovibrio bacteriovorus genome encodes these proteins:
- a CDS encoding type II toxin-antitoxin system RatA family toxin, producing MAKASTTEVFNCSVEQFFKIISDYDKYHEFLPEVKKCTVLKTEGNRKLVEYNVSVVKSFKYSLWMTESAPKSITWEFASGDVFKTSVGSWKLEDEAGKTRATYTVEATFSMFVPGPIANALVSVNLPNMISSYHKRVKQLYGN from the coding sequence ATGGCAAAAGCATCCACTACAGAAGTTTTCAACTGCAGCGTCGAACAATTTTTCAAAATCATCTCTGACTACGACAAGTATCATGAGTTTCTGCCGGAAGTGAAAAAGTGCACGGTTCTTAAGACCGAGGGCAATCGCAAACTGGTGGAATACAATGTTTCCGTCGTGAAAAGTTTCAAGTACTCTTTGTGGATGACTGAGTCCGCACCGAAAAGCATTACCTGGGAATTTGCCTCGGGCGATGTGTTTAAAACCTCTGTGGGTTCCTGGAAGCTGGAAGATGAAGCCGGCAAAACCCGCGCGACGTACACTGTTGAAGCCACTTTCAGCATGTTTGTTCCGGGTCCGATTGCCAATGCCCTGGTCAGTGTGAATCTTCCGAATATGATCAGCAGCTATCACAAGCGAGTGAAACAACTTTATGGCAACTGA